From a single Natronorubrum tibetense GA33 genomic region:
- a CDS encoding AI-2E family transporter, translating to MDSDNGFGHKQLRSQLSWWVFGLVLALILVYALRGYLGWIVFGVFLYFVARPVARHLRQRGFSESTAAVITLGLVILPFVGILIVLASIAIVQLATLEATDFELIAETLFPDGIPDTVPTTEEEVYPFVEGLATDPTFGSVIEWGGDVLSAFVTAAYNIFITLLFVFFLVRDEQRLAEWFRVEIIGERARVDEFARAIDKGLSSVFFGYTLTILAIMVLAAIIYTLLNAIAPAGVAIPQVLLLAIITGLASVIPLIGRNIVYAAIVVYLAVLAIQTNLISLWFPVAFYVVMGVLFDGVIRTYIRPSLSGRMFPTGLVIFAYILGPVVFGWYGIFLGPLLMVVASLFVQMELPRLLHGDAN from the coding sequence ATGGATTCAGACAACGGTTTTGGTCATAAACAACTTCGCTCACAACTTAGCTGGTGGGTTTTCGGGCTCGTTCTTGCACTCATCCTGGTGTACGCACTTCGTGGATATCTCGGCTGGATCGTCTTCGGTGTGTTTCTCTATTTTGTGGCCCGGCCAGTGGCACGACACCTCCGCCAACGCGGGTTTTCAGAGAGCACGGCTGCAGTCATCACTCTTGGACTCGTTATTCTGCCGTTTGTCGGTATCCTCATCGTCCTCGCGTCCATCGCTATTGTACAACTTGCAACCCTCGAGGCAACTGATTTCGAGCTAATCGCCGAAACGTTGTTTCCTGACGGAATCCCAGACACGGTGCCAACAACTGAGGAGGAGGTTTACCCCTTTGTGGAAGGTCTTGCCACCGACCCAACTTTCGGATCGGTAATCGAGTGGGGTGGTGACGTACTGAGTGCGTTCGTCACAGCAGCATACAACATATTCATCACGCTTCTTTTTGTGTTCTTCCTCGTTCGTGATGAGCAGCGACTCGCGGAGTGGTTTCGGGTCGAGATTATCGGTGAGAGAGCCCGTGTTGACGAGTTCGCCCGAGCGATTGACAAGGGACTCAGTTCTGTCTTTTTTGGCTATACGCTGACAATTCTTGCAATCATGGTACTCGCTGCGATCATCTACACGCTTCTCAACGCGATTGCGCCAGCTGGAGTTGCAATCCCACAAGTACTATTGCTAGCCATAATCACCGGCCTTGCATCAGTTATTCCACTCATTGGTCGGAACATTGTGTATGCAGCTATCGTTGTCTATCTCGCGGTACTGGCCATTCAGACCAATCTGATCTCATTGTGGTTTCCTGTCGCGTTTTACGTCGTTATGGGTGTCCTCTTCGACGGTGTCATCCGAACCTACATCCGACCATCGCTCTCAGGCCGAATGTTTCCGACAGGCCTCGTCATCTTCGCGTACATCCTCGGGCCGGTCGTTTTCGGCTGGTATGGTATCTTTCTTGGACCGCTTTTGATGGTCGTTGCGTCACTGTTCGTGCAAATGGAGTTACCCCGACTGCTCCACGGCGACGCAAACTGA